Proteins encoded together in one Thermoplasmatales archaeon BRNA1 window:
- a CDS encoding LSU ribosomal protein L21E: MQRSRGFRTKTRQLLQKKPRARGLSPITKGFQTFETGQKVNIVIDPSIHKGMPHSRFHGLTGVVVGQRGTAYEVSVKVGDKTKMVVSRPEHLVRNAD; encoded by the coding sequence ATGCAGAGATCCAGAGGATTCAGGACAAAAACCCGCCAGCTTCTCCAGAAGAAGCCCAGGGCAAGGGGCCTTTCGCCCATCACCAAGGGATTCCAGACTTTCGAGACCGGACAGAAGGTCAACATCGTCATCGACCCCTCCATCCACAAGGGAATGCCGCACTCCAGGTTCCACGGACTGACCGGCGTCGTCGTCGGACAGCGCGGAACCGCATACGAGGTCAGCGTTAAGGTCGGAGACAAGACCAAGATGGTCGTTTCCCGCCCCGAGCACCTCGTCAGGAACGCCGACTGA
- a CDS encoding putative RNA-binding protein, with the protein MEEYAYVLDYLPNGIPGGKYDKAEPLVYALGESEFKLFELVAKPNVSINFEDRVYIGKDSAKRDVIDHVKRRVNSDDISSTAHNELEYAVKMIVENDVPKFIAFFNNAGPITLKKHALEELPGLGKKSMLAILDERKKGNFKDFEDLAARVPSVKQPEKLIIARIVLEIEDPNRKRYIFAKDRATERRY; encoded by the coding sequence ATGGAAGAGTACGCATACGTTCTAGATTATCTGCCGAACGGCATCCCCGGAGGGAAGTACGACAAGGCAGAGCCCCTCGTCTACGCCCTCGGCGAGTCCGAGTTCAAGCTCTTCGAGCTCGTGGCCAAGCCCAACGTCTCCATCAACTTCGAAGACCGCGTCTACATCGGTAAGGACTCCGCGAAGAGGGATGTCATCGACCACGTCAAGAGGAGGGTCAACTCCGACGACATCTCGTCCACCGCCCACAACGAGCTCGAGTACGCCGTCAAGATGATCGTCGAGAACGACGTCCCCAAGTTCATCGCGTTCTTCAACAACGCCGGACCCATCACCCTCAAGAAGCACGCCCTGGAGGAACTCCCCGGACTCGGGAAGAAGAGCATGCTCGCCATCCTCGACGAGAGGAAGAAGGGCAACTTCAAGGACTTCGAGGATCTGGCAGCCAGGGTCCCCTCCGTCAAGCAGCCCGAGAAGCTCATCATCGCACGGATCGTCCTGGAGATCGAGGATCCCAACCGCAAGAGGTACATCTTCGCCAAGGACCGCGCCACCGAGAGACGCTACTGA
- a CDS encoding Serine/threonine protein kinase involved in cell cycle control encodes MPSPSYEEQYAFLEKRIDALKTNKTGDERQTEGEVFDRKTLMTLYGFMKKGLIDRVMYPISTGKEGNVFYATDEDGDPVALKIYRTSTSTFKRVAKYVEGDPRFKGTTGNRWKFIYAWCSKEFRNLDRYYEAGLPVPEPIANYENCLLMEYIGDENRAAPQLKDAEMDDPTDVYDEVISFIIDGWQEAHLVHGDLSEYNILMTDEGPIVIDVGQAMTSDWYNAQELLERDIRNINRFFKNRGADIIDPATIKEEALSSPDEDDEDEEEDDEEDYEEDEE; translated from the coding sequence TTGCCGTCGCCTTCGTACGAGGAGCAGTATGCCTTCCTTGAGAAGCGCATAGATGCACTCAAGACCAACAAGACCGGCGACGAGCGTCAGACCGAGGGTGAGGTCTTCGACCGCAAGACCCTCATGACGCTCTACGGTTTCATGAAAAAGGGGCTGATAGACCGCGTCATGTACCCCATCTCCACCGGGAAGGAGGGCAACGTGTTCTACGCCACCGACGAGGACGGCGACCCCGTGGCGCTCAAGATCTACCGCACCTCCACCTCCACCTTCAAGAGGGTGGCGAAGTACGTGGAGGGGGACCCGAGGTTCAAGGGCACCACAGGAAACAGGTGGAAGTTCATCTACGCATGGTGCTCGAAGGAGTTCCGCAACCTCGACAGGTACTACGAGGCGGGACTCCCCGTTCCGGAACCCATCGCGAACTACGAGAACTGCCTGCTGATGGAATACATCGGCGACGAGAACCGCGCCGCCCCCCAGCTCAAGGATGCGGAGATGGACGACCCCACGGACGTGTACGACGAGGTCATCAGCTTCATCATCGACGGATGGCAGGAAGCCCACCTCGTCCACGGGGATCTCAGCGAGTACAACATCCTCATGACCGACGAGGGTCCGATAGTCATCGACGTGGGCCAGGCCATGACCAGCGACTGGTACAACGCCCAGGAGCTGCTGGAGAGGGACATCAGGAACATCAACAGGTTCTTCAAGAACCGCGGCGCGGACATAATCGATCCCGCCACCATCAAGGAAGAGGCACTCTCCTCCCCCGACGAGGACGACGAGGATGAGGAAGAGGACGACGAAGAAGACTACGAGGAGGACGAAGAATGA
- a CDS encoding universal archaeal KH domain protein (arCOG04150), translated as MKSIRIPEDRVGALVGKEGASKKMLEERTGIRLDITKDGEVTYDDEREGVDPLNALKLMDVIKAVARGFNPDKAAKILDDDDMYLETIDIKEAVGDRQSQVQRARGRLIGKDGKTRKIIEDLADVYMSVYGNTVSLIGNSISLPVAKTACEMILRGSEHSTVYHYLESQRPKLRIAEMGFDL; from the coding sequence ATGAAGTCCATTAGGATCCCCGAGGACCGTGTTGGTGCGCTCGTGGGAAAGGAGGGGGCATCCAAGAAGATGCTCGAGGAGCGCACCGGCATCAGGCTCGACATCACGAAGGACGGCGAGGTCACCTACGACGACGAGAGGGAGGGCGTGGACCCGCTCAATGCCCTGAAGCTCATGGACGTCATCAAGGCCGTCGCCAGGGGATTCAACCCCGACAAGGCGGCGAAGATCCTGGATGACGACGACATGTATCTGGAGACCATCGACATCAAAGAGGCGGTCGGGGACCGCCAGTCGCAGGTCCAGAGGGCAAGGGGACGCCTCATCGGGAAGGACGGGAAGACCCGCAAGATCATCGAGGACCTTGCCGACGTCTACATGTCCGTCTACGGGAACACCGTCTCCCTCATCGGCAACTCCATCAGCCTCCCGGTGGCCAAGACCGCCTGCGAGATGATCCTCAGGGGCAGCGAGCACTCCACCGTCTACCACTATCTCGAATCCCAGCGCCCCAAGCTCCGCATCGCGGAGATGGGCTTCGACCTGTGA
- a CDS encoding dimethyladenosine transferase, producing the protein MCPGETGRLIAETGVIPRKSRGQNFLTDGRIADRHVQYADIQPGDRVLEVGPGLGILTKRLVEISDSLTCIEIDTALADYIEGELGDRLTLIRGDATKVEFPPFDRFVSNLPYSVSTPIIFKLLDRPFKKAVVMVQKEFGDRMVADVGSPDYSRLTVNLFYRAECQILENVPRSRFKPEPRVDSCLVSITPRPAPFPVKDEKTFFDIVKVCFDHRRKKIGTSLKAAHLVDSAEGIPYADDRIEHLRPVEIAEIADAVWERRQN; encoded by the coding sequence ATGTGCCCGGGCGAGACTGGAAGACTCATCGCCGAGACCGGCGTCATACCCCGCAAGAGTAGGGGACAGAACTTTCTGACCGATGGCAGGATAGCCGACAGGCACGTCCAGTACGCCGATATCCAACCGGGAGACCGCGTCCTCGAGGTCGGTCCCGGACTGGGCATCCTCACGAAACGCCTCGTGGAGATCTCCGATTCCCTCACCTGCATCGAGATCGACACCGCCCTCGCCGATTACATAGAGGGCGAGCTGGGCGACAGGCTCACCCTCATCAGGGGAGACGCCACCAAGGTGGAGTTCCCGCCCTTCGACAGGTTCGTCAGCAACCTGCCGTACAGCGTCTCCACCCCGATCATATTCAAGCTCCTCGACCGCCCGTTCAAGAAGGCGGTGGTCATGGTACAGAAGGAGTTCGGCGACCGCATGGTGGCCGACGTCGGCAGTCCGGACTACTCCAGGCTCACCGTGAACCTGTTCTACCGTGCAGAGTGCCAGATACTCGAGAATGTGCCGAGGTCCCGTTTCAAGCCGGAGCCCAGGGTGGACTCCTGCCTCGTATCCATCACCCCCCGTCCCGCACCCTTCCCCGTGAAGGACGAGAAGACCTTCTTCGACATCGTGAAAGTGTGCTTCGACCACCGCCGCAAGAAGATCGGTACCTCCCTGAAGGCCGCACACCTGGTGGATTCCGCCGAGGGCATCCCTTACGC